In the genome of Paracoccus tegillarcae, one region contains:
- the xsc gene encoding sulfoacetaldehyde acetyltransferase: MKMTTEEAFVKVLQMHGIEHAFGIIGSAMMPVSDLFPKAGITFWDCAHETNAGLMADGFTRSSGKMSMAIAQNGPGVTGFVTPIKTAYWNHTPLLLVTPQAANKTIGQGGFQEMEQMRLFADSVCYQEEVRDPSRIPEVLNRVIMQAWRNSAPAQMNIPRDYWTQVIDVDLPQVVAFERPAGGEEAVAEAAKLLSSAKFPVILSGAGVVLSGAIPDLIKLAERLDAPVASNYQHNDSFPGSHPLAVGPLGYNGSKAAMELIEKADVVLALGTRLNPFSTLPGYGIDYWPKDAKIIQVDINADRIGLTKKVTVGIQGDAGKVARGILAALSGTAGDDGRKERTDLIGQTKSRWKQELSSLDHEDDDPGTEWNSDARERDADLMSPRQAWRAIMQAVPDDAIVSSDIGNNCAIGNAYPTFEAGRKYLAPGLFGPCGYGFPAILGAKIANPDTPVIGFAGDGAFGISMNEMTACGRDDWPAITMVIFRNYQWGAEKRNTTLWYDNNFVGTELDRDTSYAKIAQACGVEGVQVTSAEDLTDALHKAVDRQLKEGKTTFVEVVLNQELGEPFRRDAMKKPVAVAGVDAGDMRPQAGAA; this comes from the coding sequence ATGAAAATGACAACCGAGGAAGCCTTCGTCAAAGTGCTTCAGATGCACGGAATCGAACATGCCTTCGGCATCATCGGGTCCGCCATGATGCCTGTCAGTGACCTGTTCCCCAAGGCCGGGATTACCTTCTGGGACTGTGCCCATGAAACCAATGCCGGGCTGATGGCCGATGGCTTTACCCGTTCATCGGGCAAGATGTCGATGGCGATTGCCCAGAACGGGCCGGGCGTCACCGGCTTCGTCACGCCGATCAAGACCGCCTACTGGAACCACACGCCACTGCTGTTGGTCACTCCGCAGGCCGCCAACAAGACCATCGGTCAGGGTGGTTTCCAGGAGATGGAGCAGATGCGCCTGTTCGCCGACAGCGTCTGCTATCAGGAAGAGGTCCGTGACCCCTCGCGCATCCCCGAGGTGCTGAACCGCGTGATCATGCAGGCATGGCGCAACAGCGCACCTGCGCAGATGAACATTCCGCGCGACTACTGGACGCAGGTGATCGACGTCGATCTGCCGCAGGTCGTGGCATTCGAGCGCCCCGCAGGCGGCGAAGAGGCCGTGGCCGAGGCTGCAAAGCTGCTGTCCAGCGCCAAATTCCCGGTGATTCTGTCAGGCGCGGGCGTTGTCTTGTCGGGTGCGATCCCTGATCTGATCAAGCTGGCCGAACGTCTGGATGCCCCTGTTGCATCGAACTATCAGCACAATGACAGCTTCCCCGGGTCGCATCCGCTGGCCGTCGGCCCGCTGGGCTATAACGGCAGCAAGGCCGCCATGGAACTGATCGAAAAGGCCGATGTGGTGCTGGCACTTGGCACACGTCTGAACCCGTTCTCGACCCTGCCGGGCTATGGCATCGACTATTGGCCCAAGGATGCCAAGATCATCCAGGTTGATATCAATGCCGACCGGATCGGGCTGACAAAGAAAGTCACCGTCGGGATCCAGGGCGATGCGGGCAAAGTGGCCCGTGGAATTCTGGCCGCGCTGTCCGGCACGGCAGGCGATGACGGCCGCAAGGAACGCACCGACCTGATCGGCCAGACCAAATCGCGCTGGAAGCAGGAACTGTCCAGCCTGGATCACGAGGACGACGATCCCGGCACCGAGTGGAACTCTGACGCTCGCGAACGCGATGCCGATCTGATGTCGCCCCGTCAGGCATGGCGTGCGATCATGCAGGCGGTACCGGACGACGCCATCGTCAGCAGCGACATCGGCAACAACTGCGCCATCGGCAACGCCTACCCGACGTTCGAGGCAGGCCGCAAATATCTGGCACCGGGTCTGTTCGGTCCCTGCGGATACGGATTCCCGGCGATCCTTGGCGCAAAGATCGCCAACCCGGATACCCCGGTGATCGGGTTCGCTGGCGATGGTGCGTTCGGCATTTCGATGAACGAAATGACCGCCTGCGGTCGCGACGACTGGCCGGCGATCACCATGGTTATTTTCCGCAACTATCAATGGGGTGCGGAAAAGCGCAACACGACGCTGTGGTATGACAACAACTTCGTCGGGACCGAACTGGACCGTGACACCAGCTATGCGAAGATCGCGCAAGCTTGTGGGGTCGAGGGCGTGCAGGTGACATCCGCCGAAGACTTGACCGACGCTTTGCACAAGGCGGTCGATCGGCAGTTGAAAGAGGGCAAGACCACCTTTGTCGAAGTCGTGCTGAACCAGGAACTGGGTGAGCCGTTCCGCCGTGACGCGATGAAAAAGCCCGTCGCCGTGGCCGGTGTCGACGCCGGCGACATGCGCCCGCAAGCAGGCGCGGCCTGA
- a CDS encoding YeiH family protein: MTTIATRFGGVDWLRPMFPGFAVSVLVAATAQFLSEHYGAPAMLLALLLGLALNFLADKGTRTAPGIEFTARTVLRLGVALLGARISVDMLAGLGGPAIALVIAGVVLTIGFALVASRFVGRKWRFALLTGGSVAICGASAAMAIAAVLPRHEKSERDLVFTVLCVTVLSTVAMVIYPMLAQVFHFDARDSGVFLGGTIHDVAQVVGAGFSISPETGDTATLVKLIRVSMLAPVVLCFSLVIRQMGLADEIVGGKRPPLMPGFVIGFLVLAAANSVGLIPQIVAEWAGGLSRWALLIAIAAVGIKTSLGRMVEVGAGAIVLIVAETVFLGVFIVAGLHFMG, from the coding sequence ATGACCACCATTGCCACCCGCTTCGGCGGGGTCGATTGGCTACGCCCGATGTTTCCGGGCTTCGCCGTTTCGGTCCTTGTTGCCGCTACCGCGCAGTTCCTATCCGAACATTACGGCGCACCCGCCATGCTGCTGGCGTTGCTTCTTGGTCTGGCGCTGAACTTTCTGGCCGACAAAGGCACCCGCACAGCGCCGGGCATCGAATTTACCGCCCGCACCGTCCTGCGCTTGGGTGTCGCACTGCTGGGTGCGAGGATCAGCGTCGACATGCTGGCAGGCCTTGGCGGTCCGGCGATCGCGCTGGTAATCGCCGGTGTCGTGCTGACCATCGGATTTGCCCTGGTGGCCAGCCGCTTTGTCGGGCGCAAATGGCGTTTTGCGCTGCTGACCGGTGGTTCGGTGGCAATCTGCGGTGCCTCTGCCGCCATGGCCATCGCCGCCGTCTTGCCCCGCCACGAAAAGTCCGAGCGCGACCTCGTCTTTACCGTGCTTTGCGTCACTGTGCTGTCGACAGTTGCCATGGTTATCTACCCGATGCTGGCACAGGTCTTTCACTTCGACGCCCGAGATTCAGGCGTGTTCCTGGGCGGCACAATCCATGATGTCGCGCAGGTTGTCGGTGCGGGCTTTTCTATCAGTCCCGAAACCGGCGACACCGCAACACTGGTCAAGCTGATCCGGGTGTCGATGCTGGCGCCGGTCGTCCTGTGCTTCTCGCTCGTGATCCGACAGATGGGCCTCGCGGATGAAATCGTCGGCGGCAAGAGGCCGCCCCTGATGCCGGGCTTTGTCATAGGTTTTCTGGTTCTGGCGGCGGCAAATTCGGTCGGGCTGATCCCGCAGATCGTCGCCGAATGGGCCGGTGGCCTGTCCCGTTGGGCGCTGCTGATCGCAATTGCGGCGGTGGGCATCAAGACCTCGCTTGGCCGCATGGTCGAGGTGGGCGCGGGTGCCATCGTGCTGATAGTCGCCGAAACGGTGTTTCTTGGCGTCTTCATCGTCGCCGGCTTGCATTTTATGGGCTGA
- the pta gene encoding phosphate acetyltransferase, giving the protein MKPLDRIFETARANPRHIILPEGDDPRVAEAARRLAAEGLAQITMMNGPDIPGVTAINSAEAPDLVELSTHWHKMRAARGMTAERALEEMRDPIRQAAMRVRLGQADGTVGGAVATTADTVRAALQIIGKAPDAGIVSSFFLMLSCGPDAPIKGGMIFADCGLVIEPNAAELAAIARSAAASCQQLLAETPRVALLSFSTAGSADHASLGRLREALALIQDADPELEVDGELQFDAALDDAIRAKKAPGSSLSGRANVFVFPDLASGNIGYKIAQRLGGLTAVGPILQGLAKPANDLSRGCTTDDIIAATAVTAVQAS; this is encoded by the coding sequence ATGAAGCCGCTCGACAGAATTTTTGAAACAGCTCGTGCCAATCCGCGCCACATCATCCTGCCCGAAGGTGATGATCCGCGCGTCGCGGAAGCCGCCCGGCGTTTGGCTGCAGAAGGTCTGGCCCAGATCACGATGATGAATGGCCCTGATATTCCAGGCGTCACCGCGATAAATTCCGCGGAAGCACCCGACCTTGTCGAGCTGTCCACACACTGGCACAAGATGCGGGCGGCACGGGGCATGACCGCCGAACGCGCCTTGGAGGAAATGCGCGATCCTATCCGTCAGGCGGCGATGCGGGTCAGGCTGGGTCAGGCCGATGGCACTGTCGGGGGGGCCGTGGCCACGACGGCAGACACTGTCCGCGCGGCACTACAGATTATCGGAAAGGCACCAGATGCGGGCATCGTTTCCAGCTTTTTTCTGATGCTGTCCTGCGGCCCCGACGCGCCGATCAAGGGCGGAATGATCTTCGCCGATTGCGGGCTGGTGATCGAACCAAACGCCGCAGAACTCGCTGCAATTGCCCGATCAGCAGCCGCGTCTTGCCAGCAATTGTTGGCAGAAACGCCGCGTGTCGCACTGCTGTCCTTCTCGACCGCGGGTTCGGCCGATCACGCGAGCCTTGGTCGCCTGCGCGAGGCGCTGGCCCTTATCCAGGACGCCGACCCCGAACTGGAAGTCGACGGAGAGCTGCAGTTTGATGCGGCTTTGGACGACGCGATACGCGCGAAAAAAGCACCCGGCAGCAGCCTTTCAGGCCGCGCGAACGTCTTCGTTTTCCCAGATCTGGCATCGGGCAATATCGGCTACAAGATCGCCCAACGCCTTGGCGGCCTTACCGCCGTGGGACCAATCCTGCAGGGCCTGGCAAAACCCGCGAACGATCTCTCACGAGGCTGCACGACCGACGACATCATCGCAGCAACCGCAGTCACCGCCGTTCAAGCCAGCTAG
- a CDS encoding GTP pyrophosphokinase, with product MQNTDFEKARSAFLDFYNDNSLTLENAKQSLIALLSSLLSGTETVGISKIEGRVKNRDECLAKFNRKYRTSIESECNSYTIKDYISDLIGVRIVCLYSGEIEEIVSLLKEEFDVKDVTDKSAELEGTDATFGYKGVHVDLRLNKKRSTLPEYVKFSEFSFEVQLRTVVQDAWSVVDHKIKYKKSIPQNLKRRINTLAALFELADREFMAIRDETQRQENDPNESYDEINKETDPGPVQQDKKLIPKYKTATLDAFSFQRVANHFFNDFKFEDYKIDGFVDEIQKERPDTTRGKFNFYLKNAIAIAKVYAEHQEENGKEKLNPFSMIRHCLYYSEPNDFSNILTISRKSEFEQWLKKNPQNKPRNSSTVL from the coding sequence ATGCAAAACACAGACTTTGAAAAAGCTCGCAGTGCTTTCCTCGACTTCTACAACGACAACTCTCTCACATTAGAAAACGCCAAGCAATCGCTAATAGCACTGCTCTCATCACTTCTTAGCGGGACCGAGACGGTCGGCATATCGAAAATTGAAGGGCGGGTGAAAAACAGAGACGAATGCTTAGCGAAATTTAACCGAAAGTACCGAACAAGCATCGAATCCGAATGTAATAGCTATACAATAAAGGACTACATATCAGACCTCATCGGAGTGCGCATTGTCTGCCTTTACTCAGGGGAGATTGAAGAAATAGTTTCCCTACTCAAAGAAGAATTTGACGTAAAAGACGTAACGGACAAGAGCGCTGAATTGGAAGGGACCGATGCAACCTTCGGCTATAAAGGGGTGCACGTTGACTTAAGGTTAAATAAAAAACGCTCAACGCTTCCAGAGTATGTCAAGTTTTCCGAGTTTTCATTTGAAGTGCAACTTAGAACTGTTGTGCAAGACGCCTGGAGCGTTGTTGATCACAAAATCAAATACAAAAAATCGATCCCACAGAACTTGAAGCGACGGATCAACACCTTGGCGGCATTGTTCGAACTCGCTGATCGTGAATTCATGGCAATTAGGGATGAAACGCAGCGGCAAGAAAATGATCCTAACGAATCCTATGACGAAATTAACAAAGAAACTGATCCAGGGCCAGTTCAACAAGACAAAAAACTAATACCCAAGTATAAAACAGCAACTCTTGACGCATTTTCCTTTCAGCGAGTAGCTAACCATTTTTTCAATGATTTTAAATTCGAGGATTACAAAATTGACGGGTTTGTGGATGAGATTCAGAAAGAGCGACCAGACACCACAAGAGGAAAGTTCAACTTTTATCTGAAAAATGCGATAGCCATCGCTAAAGTTTATGCAGAGCATCAGGAAGAAAATGGAAAAGAAAAATTGAATCCTTTTTCTATGATTAGGCACTGTTTATACTACAGCGAGCCAAACGATTTCTCCAATATACTCACGATTTCACGGAAATCGGAATTCGAGCAATGGCTGAAGAAAAACCCACAGAACAAGCCTAGAAACTCAAGCACAGTATTGTGA
- the lpdA gene encoding dihydrolipoyl dehydrogenase, producing MAQNFDLVVIGAGPGGYVAAIRASQLGLKVACVEREHLGGICLNWGCIPTKALLRSAEVFHLMERAKDFGLTADKIGYDIDKVVDRSRGVAKQLSGGIGHLFKKNKVTTIMGEAKLAGKGKITVKTDKGSEEITAKNIIIATGARARELPGLEPDGKRVWNYKHALKPPHMPKKLLVIGSGAIGIEFASFFNTLGADTTVVEVMDRVLPVEDAEISAFAKKAFVKQGMKIMEKATVKSLDRKADKVIATIEAGGKSEKMEFDTVISAVGIVGNVEGLGLEDLGIKTDRTHITTDEYCRTGVDGIYAIGDVAGAPWLAHKASHEGVMVAELINGGHPHAVKPESIAGCTYCHPQVASVGFTEAKAKEAGFDIKVGRFPFIGNGKAIALGEPEGMIKTIFDAKTGELLGAHMVGAEVTELIQGYIVGRQLETTEQDLMETVFPHPTLSEMMHESVLDAYGRAIHF from the coding sequence ATGGCCCAGAATTTCGATTTGGTCGTGATCGGCGCAGGACCGGGCGGCTATGTTGCCGCGATCCGGGCGTCTCAGCTGGGGCTGAAGGTGGCCTGTGTCGAGCGTGAACATCTGGGCGGTATCTGCCTGAACTGGGGCTGTATCCCGACCAAGGCCCTGCTGCGCAGCGCCGAAGTGTTCCACCTGATGGAACGCGCCAAGGATTTCGGCCTGACCGCCGACAAGATCGGCTATGACATCGACAAGGTCGTCGACCGCTCGCGCGGCGTGGCCAAGCAATTGTCGGGCGGCATCGGTCACCTGTTCAAGAAGAACAAGGTCACCACGATCATGGGCGAGGCCAAACTGGCCGGCAAAGGCAAGATCACGGTAAAAACCGACAAGGGCAGTGAGGAAATCACCGCCAAGAACATCATCATCGCGACCGGCGCACGCGCCCGCGAATTGCCGGGGCTGGAGCCCGATGGCAAGCGCGTCTGGAACTACAAGCACGCGCTGAAACCGCCGCATATGCCGAAAAAGCTGCTGGTCATCGGATCGGGCGCCATCGGCATCGAATTCGCCAGCTTCTTCAACACGCTTGGCGCCGATACCACGGTCGTCGAGGTGATGGACCGTGTGTTGCCGGTCGAGGACGCCGAAATCAGCGCCTTCGCCAAGAAAGCCTTCGTCAAGCAGGGTATGAAGATCATGGAAAAGGCGACCGTCAAGTCGCTGGACCGCAAGGCCGACAAGGTCATCGCCACCATCGAGGCCGGCGGCAAATCCGAAAAGATGGAATTCGACACGGTGATTTCCGCCGTCGGCATCGTCGGCAATGTCGAAGGTCTGGGGCTCGAGGATCTGGGCATCAAGACCGACCGCACCCATATCACCACCGACGAATATTGCCGCACCGGCGTCGACGGCATCTATGCCATCGGCGACGTGGCCGGCGCGCCCTGGCTGGCACACAAGGCCAGCCACGAAGGCGTCATGGTGGCCGAACTGATCAATGGCGGGCATCCCCATGCGGTCAAACCCGAAAGCATCGCCGGCTGCACCTATTGCCACCCGCAAGTCGCATCGGTCGGCTTTACCGAGGCCAAGGCGAAAGAGGCCGGCTTCGACATCAAGGTCGGCCGCTTCCCCTTCATCGGCAACGGCAAGGCGATTGCGCTGGGCGAGCCCGAAGGCATGATCAAGACCATCTTCGACGCCAAAACCGGCGAACTCCTGGGGGCCCACATGGTCGGCGCCGAAGTGACCGAGCTGATCCAGGGCTACATCGTCGGCCGCCAGCTGGAGACGACCGAGCAAGACCTGATGGAAACGGTGTTCCCGCACCCGACACTGTCAGAAATGATGCACGAGTCGGTGCTGGACGCTTACGGGCGCGCGATTCATTTTTGA
- a CDS encoding DUF924 family protein, with the protein MVTSEEVNAFWLDEIGPKGWYEQSDAVDQTIRNRFMSAWERADVLAAEWSVNAEGALAALILTDQFPRNIFRGDPRSFATDPLARRIADQAIEQGFDMDTPEPQRQFFYLPYEHSEELADQDRAVELFTERMPGENLLHAKWHRDTIAHFGRFPWRNEALGREPTAAETKVMEAGGYGALVSGKLSLADLK; encoded by the coding sequence ATGGTCACTTCAGAAGAGGTCAACGCCTTTTGGCTGGACGAGATCGGCCCAAAGGGCTGGTACGAGCAATCCGATGCGGTCGATCAGACGATCCGCAACCGCTTCATGTCGGCATGGGAACGCGCCGATGTTCTGGCTGCGGAATGGTCGGTCAATGCCGAGGGTGCGCTGGCCGCGCTGATCCTGACGGATCAATTCCCGCGCAATATCTTTCGCGGCGACCCGCGCAGCTTTGCCACCGATCCTCTGGCGCGCCGGATCGCCGATCAGGCCATCGAGCAGGGCTTCGACATGGACACGCCAGAACCTCAGCGGCAGTTCTTTTACCTGCCATATGAGCATTCCGAGGAACTGGCCGATCAGGACCGCGCCGTCGAGTTGTTCACCGAACGCATGCCCGGCGAAAACCTGCTGCATGCCAAATGGCACCGAGACACGATCGCCCATTTTGGCCGTTTTCCTTGGCGAAACGAGGCATTGGGGCGTGAACCGACCGCAGCGGAAACCAAGGTGATGGAGGCCGGCGGCTATGGCGCGCTGGTCAGTGGCAAGCTGTCGCTTGCTGACCTAAAGTAA
- a CDS encoding NADPH-dependent FMN reductase, translated as MSKTILGLSGSLRRGSFNAALLRAAADLASEGTTVQIGAIDEVPLYNADEEEANGLPAAVETLQAQLQAADGLLLVTPEYNNGIPGVFKNAIDWMSRGPGLKMFVGKPVAVIGASPSGFGTLLAQTQWLPVLRTLKTRPWFEGRMTVSRAGGLIDENHKLTDDDTREQLSKFMAGFSKVL; from the coding sequence ATGAGCAAAACCATTCTTGGCCTCTCAGGCAGCCTGCGGCGCGGATCGTTCAATGCGGCGCTGCTGCGCGCAGCCGCCGACCTCGCGTCAGAGGGCACGACAGTCCAGATCGGCGCAATTGACGAGGTGCCGCTTTACAATGCGGATGAAGAGGAGGCCAACGGCCTGCCGGCTGCCGTTGAGACACTGCAGGCGCAATTGCAGGCGGCCGATGGATTGCTGCTGGTCACGCCGGAATACAACAACGGCATTCCCGGCGTGTTCAAGAACGCCATCGACTGGATGTCGCGCGGGCCGGGGCTGAAAATGTTCGTGGGCAAGCCAGTGGCCGTGATCGGCGCGTCGCCGAGCGGGTTTGGCACGCTGCTGGCGCAGACCCAGTGGCTGCCGGTTCTGCGCACGCTGAAAACGCGGCCCTGGTTCGAGGGGCGGATGACGGTGTCGCGCGCGGGCGGTTTGATCGATGAGAACCACAAGCTGACGGATGATGATACCCGCGAGCAGTTGTCCAAGTTCATGGCGGGGTTTTCCAAGGTCCTGTGA
- a CDS encoding GNAT family N-acetyltransferase codes for MSDITITKEDGDRRGRYVARIEGIDAEGEITFTHRGPDIISADHTGVPDDMGGKGVAKALLAFMLEDARASGFRIIPICPFVGAQYARHPEWQELFTSKPGEKPRLGTE; via the coding sequence ATGAGCGATATCACCATCACCAAAGAGGACGGCGACCGCCGCGGGCGCTACGTGGCGCGCATCGAGGGTATCGACGCCGAGGGCGAGATCACCTTTACCCATCGCGGGCCGGATATCATCAGCGCCGATCATACCGGCGTGCCCGATGACATGGGCGGCAAGGGCGTGGCCAAGGCGCTGTTGGCGTTCATGCTCGAGGACGCGCGGGCCAGCGGGTTTCGGATCATCCCGATCTGCCCCTTCGTCGGGGCGCAATATGCCCGGCATCCCGAATGGCAGGAACTGTTTACCTCGAAACCCGGTGAAAAGCCGCGTCTGGGGACCGAGTGA
- a CDS encoding VOC family protein has protein sequence MTSGIHHVTAITRNVQKNVDFYAGFLGLRLVKQTGGYEDAEQLHLFYGDQLGSPGSVVTFLVWQDGAPGRVGHGQLGEIAFAVPPDSIGDWLQRAMAAGVPVEGPTREMGETVLRLRDPDGVIVKLVGVDLPAMAPLPDPLAPTRIRGVTILTEDAAATADFAARFGYRPFREEGAIRRLQSDRDVLDIRDAKGYFPAIPGTGTFDHVAFRAADAGSVRQMRLDLREHDGLTNVHDRKYFLSLYVREPAGTLFEYATDAPGFTVDEEAGHLGDTLMAPPGDAARAEDLKTMLPQFARPGEERMPMRDLPFTHRFHAPENPDGSVIVLLHGTGGNEADLMPLAARLNPRATLLGVRGRSSEEGINRWFRRFDAVTYDQADIRSEAEAFAGFVAGAVRGYGLDAGRMTYLGYSNGANLLGAILQLHPDVVRRAILLRGIQALEQPPEADLNDARILLLTGARDPFARMAPALEQALTEGGADLDARTINAGHELADEDLTVATTWLAAHGKDDKS, from the coding sequence GTGACCAGCGGCATCCATCACGTCACCGCCATCACGCGAAATGTGCAGAAGAATGTCGACTTCTACGCGGGCTTTCTGGGGCTGCGGCTGGTCAAGCAGACCGGCGGCTATGAGGATGCCGAGCAGTTGCATCTGTTCTATGGCGACCAATTGGGCAGCCCCGGATCGGTTGTCACGTTTCTGGTCTGGCAGGACGGTGCGCCGGGCCGCGTGGGCCATGGCCAATTGGGTGAGATCGCGTTTGCGGTGCCGCCGGACAGCATCGGCGACTGGCTGCAACGGGCCATGGCCGCTGGCGTTCCGGTCGAAGGTCCTACCCGTGAGATGGGCGAGACGGTACTGCGCCTGCGCGATCCGGATGGCGTGATCGTCAAGCTGGTCGGCGTGGACCTGCCGGCCATGGCGCCCCTGCCGGACCCGCTCGCGCCAACCCGCATCCGTGGCGTGACAATCCTGACCGAAGACGCCGCCGCCACCGCTGATTTCGCGGCCCGGTTCGGCTATCGCCCCTTTCGTGAAGAGGGTGCGATCCGGCGGCTGCAATCGGATCGCGATGTGTTGGATATCCGGGATGCCAAGGGCTATTTCCCCGCCATTCCCGGCACCGGCACCTTCGATCACGTTGCCTTTCGGGCGGCGGATGCGGGTTCGGTCCGGCAGATGCGGCTGGATCTGCGTGAACATGACGGGCTGACCAATGTGCATGATCGCAAGTATTTCCTGTCGCTTTACGTGCGTGAACCTGCGGGCACGCTGTTTGAATACGCCACCGATGCGCCGGGATTTACCGTCGACGAAGAGGCCGGGCATCTGGGCGATACCCTGATGGCACCGCCCGGCGATGCCGCCCGCGCCGAAGATCTGAAAACCATGCTGCCGCAATTTGCCCGACCGGGCGAGGAAAGGATGCCCATGCGCGACCTGCCATTCACCCATCGCTTTCACGCGCCCGAAAACCCCGATGGCTCGGTGATCGTCCTGCTGCACGGCACCGGCGGCAACGAAGCCGATCTGATGCCGCTGGCCGCCCGGTTGAACCCGCGTGCAACGCTGCTGGGGGTGCGGGGCCGGTCAAGCGAAGAGGGCATAAATCGCTGGTTCCGCCGCTTTGATGCCGTCACCTATGATCAGGCCGATATCCGGTCCGAGGCCGAGGCCTTTGCCGGTTTCGTGGCGGGCGCCGTGCGCGGCTATGGGCTTGACGCGGGGCGCATGACCTATCTTGGCTATTCCAACGGGGCCAACCTGCTGGGCGCGATCTTGCAACTGCATCCGGATGTCGTGCGGCGCGCGATCCTGCTGCGCGGCATTCAGGCGCTGGAACAACCGCCCGAGGCAGACCTGAACGATGCGCGGATACTGCTGCTGACCGGCGCACGCGATCCCTTTGCGCGAATGGCCCCGGCGCTGGAACAGGCGCTGACCGAAGGCGGCGCTGATCTGGACGCGCGAACCATCAACGCCGGTCATGAGTTGGCCGACGAGGATCTGACCGTGGCCACCACCTGGCTGGCCGCCCATGGAAAGGATGACAAATCATGA
- a CDS encoding pirin family protein has translation MSWNPALSPGNPDEIGMDAIETLIIPRARDLGGFEVKRALPAPQRQMVGPFIFFDQAGPAEFLTGQGIDVRPHPHIGLGTVTYLYRGDFHHRDSIGTDQVIEPGAVNWMVAGKGVTHSERTSATARSGPHSLYGIQTWIALPEEQEEMEPIFENHGKDTLPEIEAEGINARLILGHAYGEKAPATLYSDTFYLDVTLIPGARFPLPDDHEDRGLYITEGSVMIAGQTFEAGQMMVFRPGDKITVAAGSQGARLMALGGATLNGPRYVWWNFVASSREKIEAAKSEWRAENWGQGLFDLPIDDRDEHTPLP, from the coding sequence ATGAGCTGGAACCCCGCCCTTTCCCCCGGAAATCCCGATGAAATCGGCATGGATGCGATTGAAACGCTGATCATTCCGCGCGCCCGCGACCTGGGCGGGTTCGAGGTCAAGCGCGCCCTGCCCGCCCCACAGCGGCAGATGGTCGGGCCGTTCATCTTTTTCGATCAGGCCGGCCCGGCCGAGTTCCTCACGGGTCAGGGCATCGACGTGCGCCCGCATCCGCATATTGGGCTGGGAACCGTGACCTATCTCTATCGCGGCGATTTTCATCATCGCGACAGTATTGGCACCGATCAGGTGATCGAACCCGGCGCGGTGAACTGGATGGTGGCGGGCAAGGGCGTGACCCATTCCGAACGCACCAGCGCCACGGCGCGCAGCGGGCCGCATAGCCTTTATGGCATCCAGACCTGGATTGCCTTGCCCGAAGAGCAGGAGGAAATGGAGCCGATCTTCGAAAACCACGGCAAGGACACCCTGCCCGAGATCGAGGCAGAGGGCATCAATGCCAGGCTGATCCTGGGGCATGCCTACGGTGAAAAGGCCCCGGCGACGCTGTATTCCGATACCTTCTATCTGGATGTGACGCTGATCCCCGGCGCGCGGTTTCCGCTGCCCGATGATCACGAGGATCGCGGCCTTTATATCACCGAAGGCTCGGTCATGATCGCGGGCCAGACCTTCGAGGCCGGGCAGATGATGGTGTTTCGCCCCGGCGACAAGATCACCGTCGCCGCCGGTTCACAAGGCGCGCGGCTGATGGCGCTTGGCGGTGCGACGCTGAACGGGCCGCGCTATGTCTGGTGGAATTTCGTCGCATCTTCGCGCGAAAAGATCGAGGCTGCCAAATCGGAATGGCGCGCCGAGAACTGGGGACAGGGCCTGTTCGATCTGCCGATCGACGACCGGGACGAACACACGCCGTTGCCGTGA